A section of the Dehalobacter sp. DCM genome encodes:
- a CDS encoding ATP-binding protein, whose translation MHHLTSKLIIYRTIGEDSILFQLAAICQRFAEGNDPKEKLVTDILTQINRLLDLATRYGFDQNLWHNYLAFLLAMTENPFTLVSEKIGANDGTVNVFARNDFAIFKALFAYDFSAIEKELDIQCFSIIRNYKAVMKKEQIYNKSVSEKVQSLSRMLAQAKDEHEMYRTVTDFYQAYGVGKLGLNKAFRLAPADDSELLIPITTTGDVVLADLVGYEDQKKELVQNTEAFVAGRKANNVLLYGDAGTGKSTSIKAILNQYYDQGLRMIEIYKHEFKDLAKVITAIKNRNYRFIIFMDDLSFEEFEIEYKYLKAIIEGGLETKPENILIYATSNRRHLIRETWSDRSDLSQDELHRSDTMQEKLSLVARFGITIGYYQPSQQEYFHIVTTLAERYPEITLTKEELTAMAHQWEMHHGGISGRTAQQFINYLLGTAPQN comes from the coding sequence ATGCACCATTTAACATCAAAGCTCATCATTTATCGCACCATCGGCGAGGACAGCATCTTATTTCAGTTAGCCGCCATCTGTCAGCGTTTTGCTGAGGGGAACGACCCGAAGGAAAAGCTGGTTACGGATATTTTAACGCAGATCAATCGGCTGCTGGATCTGGCTACCCGCTACGGCTTTGATCAAAACCTGTGGCATAATTATCTGGCTTTTTTGCTGGCAATGACGGAGAATCCCTTTACGCTTGTATCGGAGAAAATCGGCGCCAACGACGGGACCGTTAACGTCTTCGCACGCAATGATTTTGCCATATTCAAAGCGCTGTTTGCTTATGATTTTAGCGCCATAGAAAAGGAACTGGATATTCAGTGCTTTTCCATTATCCGGAACTATAAAGCCGTTATGAAAAAAGAACAGATCTATAATAAAAGTGTCAGTGAAAAGGTCCAATCCTTAAGCCGGATGCTGGCACAAGCCAAAGATGAACATGAGATGTATCGGACGGTAACGGACTTTTATCAGGCCTACGGCGTAGGTAAATTAGGCTTGAATAAGGCCTTTCGCCTTGCCCCTGCCGACGATTCAGAATTGCTCATACCGATTACCACCACCGGCGATGTTGTCTTAGCAGATCTGGTCGGCTATGAGGATCAGAAAAAGGAGCTGGTGCAGAATACCGAGGCCTTTGTGGCAGGCAGGAAAGCCAACAATGTGCTTTTATACGGCGATGCGGGAACCGGCAAGTCCACCAGTATCAAAGCCATATTAAATCAGTATTATGATCAGGGACTGCGGATGATCGAAATCTACAAGCATGAATTCAAGGATTTAGCAAAGGTCATTACCGCGATCAAGAACCGGAATTATCGGTTTATTATTTTTATGGATGACCTTTCATTCGAGGAATTTGAAATCGAGTATAAATATTTAAAAGCGATTATCGAAGGCGGTTTGGAAACAAAGCCGGAAAACATCTTGATTTATGCGACGTCCAATCGGCGGCATTTAATTCGCGAAACCTGGAGTGACCGTTCGGATCTGTCTCAGGATGAACTGCACCGGTCAGATACGATGCAGGAGAAGCTATCCTTAGTGGCGCGGTTCGGAATAACCATCGGCTATTATCAGCCTTCACAGCAGGAATATTTCCATATCGTCACCACCCTGGCTGAAAGATATCCGGAAATCACGTTGACCAAAGAAGAACTAACCGCCATGGCGCATCAATGGGAAATGCACCACGGCGGAATTTCCGGCCGCACCGCCCAGCAGTTTATTAATTATTTGCTTGGGACTGCTCCTCAAAACTAG
- a CDS encoding indolepyruvate oxidoreductase subunit beta, which produces MRNLTNILIVGVGGQGTILASRVLAGVVQKIGQDVKVSEIHGMAQRGGSVVTQVRYGEKVYAPIIAPGEADIILAFEKLEALRWLSYLKKDGNILINDQRLDPMPVVTGAAAYPQDAIAAIKKQCANTMVIDGLGEAVKAGNAKAVNVVLLGLLARYLDLDKQTWLDVIRDTVPDKLLDVNLKAFEAGWNSVK; this is translated from the coding sequence ATGCGTAATCTGACCAATATTCTGATTGTCGGTGTGGGCGGACAAGGCACGATCCTGGCCAGCCGTGTCCTGGCCGGCGTTGTTCAAAAGATCGGGCAGGATGTTAAAGTTTCCGAAATCCACGGCATGGCCCAACGGGGCGGCAGTGTGGTCACCCAGGTCCGGTATGGTGAAAAAGTATATGCTCCGATCATTGCCCCGGGGGAAGCCGATATCATCCTAGCCTTCGAAAAACTGGAAGCCCTGCGTTGGCTCTCCTATTTAAAGAAAGACGGCAATATCCTGATTAATGACCAGCGTCTCGATCCGATGCCCGTTGTCACCGGAGCGGCTGCCTACCCTCAGGATGCGATTGCCGCTATTAAAAAACAGTGTGCGAACACCATGGTTATCGATGGTCTCGGCGAGGCGGTCAAGGCCGGAAATGCCAAAGCCGTCAATGTCGTGCTGCTGGGTCTTTTAGCCCGCTATCTCGATCTGGACAAACAAACTTGGCTGGATGTCATCCGCGATACCGTTCCCGATAAATTGCTGGATGTTAACCTGAAAGCCTTTGAGGCCGGGTGGAACAGCGTCAAGTAA